The nucleotide sequence AAGACAGTTCGTTCGGCAGTGAAGGGATGCAACGGGATGCGGATCAACCGCGTCACAAGCTGCCCCAGTCCCCAGGCCCCCAGTAGTACAATTGCAGCAATGCCGATCAATGGTATCCGCTGTGGAAAATATGCCCATCCTGCCGGATGCGGGTTTTCTTCCGGGAGCGGGTCAATCAGGTCCAGTAACAGGAACGGGATCTCAGGGACAATATACCAGCGATCAATTTCCTGATTGTTGGTCAACGGAATCGTCAGGAATGCAATAAAAAACAGCAACACCCAAGCCAGTGCCCCGCTCAAAAACAGAGGGGAATCTTTCTCGAGGGATTCCATAGGACTGTCTGCCGCTGTTTTGTTCATAGGAAGAAATCAAAGCTTTAAGATGAGTGAAGGAGTCCGTTTGACGTGAAATTACGTACGCCGTTTCCAGTCAAATCCTAAGTCCAGTGATATCACAGAATGTGTGAGTGCACCCACGCTGATGCGTTCCACCCCGGTTTCTGCCACACTGCGGAGATTCTCAAGGGTGATCCCTCCGGATGCTTCCAGCAGTGTTGTCGGCGAACTGGAATTCCGCAACTCAATCGCCTGTTTCATGATCTCTGGTGACATGTTGTCGAGCAGTACGATCTCGGGTTTGGCCTGCAACGCATCCGCCAGTTGATCCAGTGTGTCCACTTCAACCTCGATAGGTTTCTGACCATCGACAGATTCGCGTGCCTGTTGAATCGCGGCGGCAATTGTCGGATGAGAAGTTCGTGAAGACCAGCCAGCCAGATGATTGTCTTTGATCAGAACCCCATCATACAGACCCATTCGATGATTTGTACCGCCGCCGGCTGCGACAGCATATTTTTCCAGCACACGCCACCCGGGGAGCGTTTTGCGTGTGTCCAGGATGGCTGCGTTCGTCCCGGCGATAGCTTTCACATAACGGGCGGTCAGCGAGGCGACTCCACACAGGTGTGTCAGAAAATTTAACACGGTCCGTTCGCCAATCAGAATTGAAGCGAGAGGACCGGCGCAAGTCGTAATGATTGAACCTGGTTCCAGTGTATCACCGTCTGACAGATGGTGTGTGCAGGCGACTGCAGGATCCAGTTCGCTGAAGATGAGTGATGTGATCGGAGAGCCGGCCAGGATACCCTGTTGCCGTGCGACGATCTGGATTTCTGCCTGATCTGACGGATCAATCAGTGCCTGGCAGGTCAGGTCACCTGTCTGCTGCAGATCTTCTTCCAGAGCGAGTTTGATCAGAGTCGTGGCTGCATTTTGCTGGAGCTCATCAAAGGGGACTGTCACTGTAATAATCGAGCTTTTCTGTTAAGAGTCACTGTCTGGTGAGTCTATTGCCACGTTTAAGGCTCAAGACTCACATAAAATTCAGACGAATAATATGAAATTAAGGCGTATAATGTCTATGGTCGTATCATACCAGTCTGCAGTCTGAGATGTAATCGGGAGAAGAGCATGATTATTGGAGTCCCTCGTGAAATTAAACAGGATGAGTATCGCGTCGCGCTGATTCCGGTGGGAGCCGAAGAATTGACTGCTGCCGGGCATACTGTGCTGATCGAACGAGGGGCTGGTCTGGGAAGCGGGATTCTAGATGAGCTCTACGAAGAGAACGGCGCCGAGATAGTAGAAACCGCTGAGGAACTGTTTGCCCGCGCGGATCTGGTGATCAAGGTCAAAGAGCCTCAGCCGGCGGAATGGGCTTTATTAAAACCAGGCCAGATTCTGTTTACCTATTTTCATTTTGCCGCGGATGAGAAATTGACACGTGGTTTTCTGGAGACAGGAGCCACTGCGGTTGCCTATGAGACGCTGGAAGGCCCGCATGGTCAACTCCCACTGCTGACACCGATGAGTGAAGTTGCGGGCCGAATGAGCATCCAGGAAGGGGCCAAATATCTGGAGCGCCCGCAGTTAGGTCGGGGAATTCTATTGGGAGGAGTTCCCGGCGTTCCCCCAGCGCACATTGTCATTCTGGGAGGGGGAGTGGTCGGGAAAAATGCCGCTCAAATTGCCGCAGGCTTTCAGGCAGATGTGGTGATTCTGGATATCAATGTTGACCGGCTTCGCTATCTTGAAGACATCATGCCCGCCAACGTGAATACACTCTACAGTGATCGACATAATATCCGGGCAGAACTCGAACTGGCAGACCTGGTGATTGGCGCGGTTTTGATTCCCGGTGCCCGCGCGCCGATACTGGTTCCCCGGTCGGCATTGAGTTCGATGAAACCCGGGGCTGTGTTGATTGATGTGGCTGTCGACCAGGGAGGCTGTATCGAAACCACAAGACCCACAACGCACTCCGATCCAACGTTTGTCGTCGATGGTGTTGTGCATTATTGTGTAGCCAACATGCCTGGTGCGGTTGGTCGCACGAGCACCTACGCCTTATGTAATGTGACGTTGCCGTATGCCCTCAAACTGGCCAATCAGGGATTGAATGCAGCCTGTGCACAGAACCATGGTCTGTTGACAGCAGTGAATGTCCATCAGGGGCAGGTGACCAATCGAGCTGTCGCTGAAACTTTCGGCATCGAATGGAAAGAGTTTCGTCCGTAAAAAAAGAGGTGAGAAACCGGTTGTCACCTCTTTATTTTAAATGGATCTTAAATCCGCTGGGGTCATTATACCAGCGGGCCAGCCCAGTCAGCAAACAGGCTGTCCAGCTCATCATCGGCTACTTCGGAGTCCCGTACATCATCCAGATCAAATTCAGGATTGAAGCTCAACTCCAAATTCGTTTCTTCCGGTTCCAGATCGTCTGAAAGATCTGTTTCATAGGAAACTTCGAATAGGGATCCGATCTGCAGATCCTGATCTACTGACTGCTCCACAATCAGACTCGAACTTGAAAGCGGCAGCTCAGGAGCCAGATACCAGGCAGGTGCTGTTCCTGTCTGGAGTCCGGATGATTGTGATGATGCTTTATTCGCGATCTGCTGTTGCTCTGGTGCAACGACAGGTTGCGTTCGGGGAGCAACAGGATTCGTTACGGGAGTGGATTCTGTCGTTGTGAGGCTCACTAAACTGGATGCCATCAACGGTGCACTGAGTGGGGTGATCACAGCGCCGTCTGCATTATTGTAAGCGGCCTGTAGAACTTGAATGTCCAGTGTGGAGATCATCTTCCTGGTCGAGGGGTCCAGCGTTGCCCCCATGATGTCGTCCGGATAGAACGTCTCATCGATATGCAGCCCGTCATCTGTCAGCGGAGCAATAAAGTCCCAGCTGACAAACTGAACCTGTCCGGAATCACTGGTTTGCAGCTGGTTTGTATAAGGAGAATAGCTTGTAGTGAAACCGGCAGCATGACCAATTTCATGCAGTAGCACTGTATACAGATCATAGTGGCCTTCAGCTGCAGAACCGGCAATCGCCTGTCCGTTGCTGTCAAATGCAAGACCATCAACCGATGAGTACCAGCCCAGACCGCCTGCATCGTCATCAATGTAAACACGCCCCTTGACAGGAATGCCGTTTTCATCGAGTTCCAGAATATGCCCTTCGCCCAGTTGTTGACCACCAAGATCAGTCACGACGACTTGAACTGCCAGGTCAGGATTTCCAGTTGCGGTTTTCCATTCATCGGTGGCGGCATCGATCAGCGTACTCAGGCTGTCGCTGCCCTCAGTGGTAATGGCAGAACCGTACCATTCCTGAGGGAAGTTAGTCGGGAAGGAAATCTGTTGCCCCGTGCCTCTGGATCGGTTGTAGTTTGTTGCCAGGAAAATCAGGTCTCGATAGTTGATTTTCCCGCTCTTGTCAAAGTCAAGAGACCAGGCCAGCCCTGATTCCGCTCCTACAACGGAAGTATCATAATAGGAAGTGAATGTAATCAGATCCCGGTAGTTGATCGTACCATCATCGTTCAGGTCGAACGGCACTGCCCAGAGTTCTGTATCCAGTGTTTCGCCTGTGGAAGCAGTGACATCACCAAAGTCTGTGACATCCAGAGATGCATTGACGACTCGGATACCCAGGTTATGGGGGCCGAGGAAACCAGTTACTTGATCGATGGCAACGTTATCCTCGCCAATCGATTCAAATTTGACTCGCGCCAGCAGAACCTGGCCGCTGCCACCAAGATTACCCTGACCGTTCTGACCACTGATTCCAGAGACAATACCCGCCTGATCATCAATGCTGGCTGCACTGGAACCACCAAAGGCAGAACCAAACTCGACCGCGGTTGCAGTAAAGTAGTCTGTATTGTATTCCAGATCGAAGTTACCGCCGCTGATGCCGGAACCATCGCTGGTATTACCCCAGACTTCAACCCAGAAACTGTCCCATTCATCGATCCAGTCCACACTGTCAGGTACTGTCTCGGTTTCGCCATTCGCATTGGTTGCTGTTGGCGCTGTCACCAGTGAGGTACTGATCGTAGTATTGGGAGAAGCGGTTCCCGTCAACGGTGGACCAGCGGGATCGATAATCGTTCCGGTGGCTGTTGTGGAAGGGAAGAACTCCAGTATTTGCAGGCCACTGAAAGTATCTGCGACAAACGCCAGGGTACCAGAGACGAACAGACTGCGGGCACTGCCCGGTGTGTCGAATGTATTGGCTATATCGCCTGTCGTTAAATCGATGACCTGCAGACCTGCCATTCCATCAGTCACGTAAGCAAAGTTACCAACGACCTTCACGCCAGTGGCGATACCGGGAGTGTGCAGTGTACGAACATAAAAAGCGGTAAAGGGGTCTGAGATATCGATAACCTGCACACCACCTTCACGATTTGCGACATAAGCCAGATTGCCAACTACGTCGAGACCAATCGCAGCACCACCGGGGGTGGCGACCGATTTGATCAATGTGGGATTTGCAGAATTAGAAACATCAACAATATGCAGTCCATTATTACCATCGGTGAGATAAGCAATATTTCCAATGACTTCCACACCGCCAGCCAGGCCACCGGGAGTTGATACCCCGAAATTACCTAAGATTGAAGGAGAGGCTGGATTAGTTACATCAATGATCTGTAATCCACCACCGTTTCCACTATCGTCCGCGACGTAGGCCAGGTTGCCAACCACTTGCACACCACGGGCACGGGCAGGGGTGGCAATACTACCGACAAATGTGGGATTCGCAGGATTAGAAATGTTAATAATCTGTAATCCTGCTTCGCCGACTGCCAGATAAGCCAGGTTACCGACGACATCAATCGCCTGAGCAATTCCCTGCTGGTTGAAGTCGTAAGCACCAACATGAACGGGGCTGGATGGATTACTGATATTAAAGATCTGTAATCCGCCATCCCGGTCAGCAATGTAGGCATAGTTACCCACCACATCGACGGCGACAGCAGCGTCTGTCGTTGCAGAACTGCTGCGAGCGTGAATGCTGGTCAGAAAGACCGAACGTCCGCTGGAGATCAGATTCGACAGGGTCAAGTCAAAGGTTTCCGGACTTTCCACAGTCGAATCCGGCCTCACGTTGACATCGACTGTCTGCTGAGTTTCACCTGCGATAAACGTCAAAGTATCAGCGAATGGGAAGTAGTCGTCTGGTGCGACGGCGGTTCCATTAAAGGTGGCAGCATCAACGGTAATATCAATATCAACCGGGTTGGAAAGTGTCACCGTGAACTGGAAGGGACTGTCGTTTTCCGTGCCAATCACAGGAGTGATTGACAGGGACGCCGAGTCGTCGTTAAGGATCGTTCCCGTTGCAGCAATGTTGGGTCCCGAGATGGGGGAAGTCGATACATTACGCCCCATATTCAACAGAGTACCGAACAGGACGGAGAAGTCTTCATCAGCTTCCACGACATTTTCATTGTTGATATGAATGGTAAAGTTCTTGGTTAATGGATCAGTCGCATTAAAGCTCAGGATCAGTGGTTGATCAACGGCGATTGCCGTGTAGTCGTTATCATCTAAGAGGGAAGAGACCGCTTCCGTATAAATCTCAACTGAAATATCCGTGTCGACCGGGTTTGACAGTGTAGCGGTAAAGGTCATGTCACCGTCTGATTCGAGCTGGGTCACATTATTAATGGTAATTGTCGCTTGATCATCATTGACGATGGTGCCTGTCGCGATGGTGGGTGACAGAGAAACATTCAGCCCGGCATTATTCAACTGGCTCAAAAGTACTCTGAAGACTTCATCTCGCTCTACCTTGAAATCCTCGGCAATCAAAACGGTAAAGGTTTGAGACGTTGGAATCGTTCCCGATGCAGGCGTTCCCGCAATTGTAAACTCCTGAGGACTCACGGGAAGATAATCACCATCGGCAACGGTTGCATTTCCAATCGCTGATCCAGGCAGATTTATACCGTCCCCAGTAGATACGGTGAAACTGACATTCTTAGAGATTCCAGCGGAAAGATTGACATTGAACGTCAGGCTGGTGTATCCAGGCGGCGTGTTCGGTGCGGGAGTTCCTTCATTGACTGATGCCGAAGTGATGCTGATGACACCTGCATCAAGACCGTTCTGGATGATTCCGATGCCTTCGGCTCCCGATGTGACATTCCTGCTGTTCGTTGCCAGGTTATCCATTGAAACTTTGAAGACTTCGTTCAGTTCGACGATACTGTCATTGACAACTTCCACGTCAAACTGGAATGACTGCTCTTCTTTGTTAAACGTAATCGCATAGGGAGAACTGGATGTAAGAAAATCAATATCAGCAAGTGCGGCATCGAGTCCAGGGAATGCCAAGAGTTCCGATGCACTCAGACCCTCGGCGTCCGCAGTTAAAGTGATCGTTGTATCTACCGGAGCCGTCAGGCTTGCCGTAAATCGAAATACACTACCGTTGGCTTCTTCGGTTTGAGATACTCGGGAGATGTTGACTTGAGCGGTGTCGGTATTCAGGATTGTTCCGGTTGCTGACCCAGTGCCAACGACATCACGACCACCGTCTGACAAACTTGTATTATCAAGTGAAACTGTAAATTCTTCGTCTAATTCGACGACATTGTCATTATTGATGAAGACAGTAAAAGTCTTGAATCTTTCGCCTGAATTGAAGAGCAACTGATGATTCGAGACCGGGGTATAATCATTGTCAGAAACAAATCCTGAGAACGCATTAGAGAGGGCAGTGCCATCCGCTGTGTTGACATTGATTGAAACTGCTGTATCAACTTCGCGGGTCATTTCAACCGTGAATATGATCAAACCTGCTTCTTCATTCCGGCTCACATCCTGAATGTTGAACAATGCCTGATCATCGTTGAGTATTGTTCCCGTCGCTGATGTTGTTAAACCTCCACCAGCAAGTTCCACGTCAAAGTTCTGATTGTTCAGAAGATTGCTGAGCAGTACTGTTAAACGCTCGTTAAGTTCCACTTTGTCGTCACCGTTGATCGTGACGGTAAATGTTTCTGAGGTAGAACCTGCTGCGAAACTAATAGTATCGCTGGATGGATTGTAATCATTATCAACGACGGTTGCTTCCAGATCCTGCGTTGCAGCCGTGATTCCAATCGCCCCCGCAACCTGGTGATCCAGCGCGAGAGTAAAGGTCATTGTGGTCGTGGAACCATTGTCGGTTTCAACGACATCTTGACCTGAAATGGATAAAATCGCCTGATCATCGTTGATGATATTCCCACGACCGTTGGTTCCAAGAATCACATTTAAGCCACTCGCACTGAGTGAGCTCATGATAACATCGAAATACTCATCCAATTCGACGATCGTGTCAGTCGTCACATTAACGAGGAAATCAATCGAACTCGTCAACTGGTTAATGGTAATCGTGTTGTCGAACAGGGTGTAGTCATCGTTCCCGACTCCCGTACCGGCACCGCCGATAACATACGCTGATCCATCTTGTGTGGTAGCATCCACAGATACGCTGGCATCAACCAGATTGGAGAGGGAAGCTGTAAAGCGGTAAACTCCGGCCCCATCACCCGTGTCTTCATTTTCCTGTTGGGTCACCGTGTTGATATTCAGGATCGCCTGATCATTATCGTTGATTGTGACTTCCGCACTGTTTTGAGCCAACGGATCAATGATTGCATTGAAGAACACACCGGTAATTGCCAGATCAATCGTTTCATTAAACTCGACAACATCATCACCTATGATGGTGATGGTGAATGTTGCAGTTGTCTGATTTGCAGTAAAGGTAACGGGTGTATTCGCGATAATCGCGTTGTAATCGACACCCGAAGTTGCTGAACCCGTACCTGAATCAGAAATCAGCACCGTAGAAGCAGCCCCGATTTTATCCCGGGTCAGGGTGACATTCAGAGTCGTCAAAGTTCCCTGGTCTGTTTCGGTGACTGAATAAGTCGCTGAACTGAACTGAACGGTTGGCGGATCGTTGACGGTGATGTCGATCACATCCGTATCAAGCTCTGCCGGTCCGTCAAAGTTGGTCAGGTCACTGGTCGTCATTGTCAGAGTCGCCGGAGTGCCGATAGATGAATAATATCCGATGTCAGGAGTCCAGATGGTACCTTCCAGGGCCGCATTCACATTGGCGATCAATCCCTGGAACGTGAAAGTAGTTTCGTTTCCGAGTCCGTTGCCAGTCGTCATCAGCACATTGGCTGTAGTACCCAGTGTCAGTGTGCCGTTGACGGCGGTCAGCGTGACTGACACGAGACCATCCCCCAGAAACGCATCCGGGTCTGTCACTGTCAAAGCATTTCCATTGGCGGTGGAGAAGATCAGAGGCGTTTCTGATTCCGTACTGACGGCAGTGTTCGGGCTGTCTGGGATGGGAGTTGCATTAAAATTGTTAACTGGCGGATCATTGGTACCATCAGTGACAACAATAGAAAACGAAGTACTAGAGTCAATCTGATTCGGCTGCAGCAGGTTACCAGCACGATCGGTGATTCCTGTAGCGGCAGAGTTATCAACGGTGATCGTGTAACGCGTATCCAGTTCAAAAACACCAGCGACAGCCGAGAAAATCGCTTCATTGGTGTTTGAGTTGTAACTGAAGAGATAGTGAGTCCCTTCCTCCAGCAACGTTGTTCCAGTACTGGTTTGTGCGGTCAGGATAAACTGAGAGGAGTTGATCTGAGCATCGTCAATGCCAATGCCGGTGTCCCGCAGTTCAACAATCATGCTGGTAAACAGTTCCGGATTAGCAACATAGACTTGCGTGGCAACAGGGTCCAGGTCGAGGTCATTCACGTCGTTGTCTGGTGGTAAAGTGATGGTTGCTGTCGGACCGACGAAGTCAGCTCGTTCAATCGCACCGCGGTCTTTGAACACGTTCGATCCAAGACCCGGAGGAGGTGACTGGGTAGGATCGTCTACACGCAACTGTCCATAGGTGTCATAGCTGGGAGCAAAGACGTCTGAGGCGGGAATTCCCAGAGGTGTTTTCACAGCTGTATAGAGCGGGCGATCTGCCAGTCGGTTCAGCGAACTGTCGATGGCTTTCGAATTGTCAGCCAGATAGAAGTTTCCAGCAGCAGCATCGACAAACAATGCTTCGGTATCCAGCAGGTCAATCCAGTTGGTGCCCATCGTTCCGTTCACGAGATTACCCTGGAACAGGTTGGCGTCAACCACTACGGTAGCACCACCTGATGTCAGAACCGAGATACCACTAACAGTATTAGCAACGATATTATTGACAATGGTCGGACTGACTCGGGTGAATACATTGATTCCCTGCAGACCACCGTAGATAGTATTATTCACCACCTTCACTACCGGGATGACACTTTCCGGAGAAATGATATCACCGGTAATGTCAATTCCAGAGAACGTGGAATTGACAATCAGGTTGTTCTGCAATACAGCCCCGGGAGCCAGCTGTTGGGTATTCAGGTTCGGCAGAGCCCGCGTTCCACCCTGGTGGGGGAACCAGCCTTCGAAGACGTCACCACGAACGGTCTCAACGACGATACCATTTTGAGAACTCAGGATCTGGTTGCCTTCAATCAGCACCATACCCTGTTCTCTGCGGAAGTTGTCATCGCCCAGCAGCCCATCTTCTTCGACCAGACGATCGTTCGTATCGAACAATGTCGCGATCGCGATAAACGGATCGGTCGGGCTGACGAGAACTGCGTATTCCGTAGCACGCCTGATTTCCAGGTTATAGCTGCCCGTCAGGATCTGATCGGCGGCATCACCTGGTTCATTGTTACCGGCTCCATAGACATCGAAAAATGAGGAAACCAGAGTGCCGGCGTTGGTCACCATTTCACCACGTTCGGCAAAACCAACGATAATATCATCAATGTAGAAGCCTTCGCCCGTATTGTTCTGACCGCGTCTCTTACTGTTAAATGCAGAGTCAACGTCACCGTGTATGTCCGAGTCAAAATCTCCATGTTCACCAATAGACCCAGCAGTACTGTAATCAAAGCGGAGCTTTAAAAAGGACTGACCGGCAAATGCTGATAGATCGATACGCGCCTGACGCCAGACTCCTGTGCTGTCAAATAGTTCCTGCACATAATCACGTCCGGTATCAGCAGCATTGGTGTTTTCTGATGCTGTATGTGTGATATACGTGGGCAGTTCCCAGTCGTTGGATGAAGTTGACTTTGTGGAATTGTTGGTTGCAATTAAGTGCCAGACTCCACTGTCATCTTGTAAATAAACACGGGCACTATCTCGCATTTTGTTACTTGTAGACGAGTTTGTGCTCTCAGTGTCCAGGAAATAATTGAAATAAATTGTAGGGGCATCTTTAGCGGCGTAACCAGCCAGACTGAAAGTATTGGTTGTCAGGCTTCCTACTGCTCCCCCCGGTAGATTGACGTTGTTTCCGATGTTCGTGGTTGAATTGCTGGTCAAATCCCTCAGAAAATCTGCATCGAGTATTCCCAGTTGTGCACTCGCGGTCTCGTAAGACAGATAAGTGTTGTCCCCGGTTGTGAATTGTTCCAAGCCAAAGTAAAAACTGAGTGCACCGTTGCTTTGATTAAAACTATGCTGATCGTCAGCCAATTTGGCCAACTGTAAGTCGATTTCTGAAGGAACACGACTGTTATCGGGGGCCGCGTTGATTCCGTGACCAGCTTCTGTTCCCTGCGTACGTGTGGTGTGCCACAGATTGAAGTCCAGAGGTGAAAAGGCCAGTCCCTGAATAGTACCTTCTACCTGAGTAGGACTTTCATCATTATCAATGTTAGATGTTGTTGAAGCGACAGTGGTGTCTAAAGATACATCAAGTTGAGCGGTATTTGCACCTGAGTTGGCTGTCGTGACTTCGTCACCAAACACATTCATCAATGCGCCTGTTGAATCCAACGCCACTAAAGTCCCATTGTTTGTTGTTGCAAAGACATAATCACTATAGGCACCATCAAACAAGTTTTGAGGACCGAGAGCCGCGCCGGTGAAATTCATGGCTCCGTGATCTGCCAGCTCGCTGGAGATTAGTCCTTGTCCGGTGAATGCAGAATTTGTGACTGCACTATGGCTTAGAAGGCTAATATCAAGTACTTTTCCAGTGCTTGTAACTCCTATTAATTGAGTGCCACCATTCGTATCGACATGAAAGTTGTTGAATGCGATACCCTGAATTAAGCCCTGTCCACTAAAATCTGGGGCACCTTCTCCATTGTCAGTAAAAATGTCAATATCAGTCCCAGACGAAGGGTTTAATGCTTGATAGCCATTAGTGGCAGTGTTTCCTGTCATCCCGGCTTTTACTAGTCTACGCGCATTTGTATCATTGTTGATCTGAGAGACAATGTCCCCGAAATCCCAAGAACTAGAACCGCTGTTGTCACCATCTAGGGTAATTGTAATAAGAGCAGCTCCTAGGTTGACATCGATATCATTGGTTGTGCCATGCCTGAATTTTATTTGAACACCCTCTCCATCTTGACCTGGAACGACTGATTGAAAATACAGTGTACCAGATCGGGGTGTTGTGTTATTGTCTGTTCCAGAAGCAGTTACCCGTGCCGCTGTGACGTTCTCAGCCAGCAGATAGCCGCGGAAGCCATTTTGTAGAATATCGGAAGTTCCGATTTCAGAATTACCGAGGATAGCCCCCGAGTTTGGATCCGCCTGATACAATTTCTGGAATGTTCTGGAAGTACCTGAACCATCAATGCCTGTTTCAGTAACAACATAATAGAGTTCGTAGACAGGTGCACCACTTTGAGTGTTTACGCGAGCAAACGTCATAGCTTGTATGCTAACATCATTAGCACCAGTACCAGCTGTATTAAATAGACTCAATTGACGATTAAGATTTTGGAAAGAGTTTTC is from Gimesia maris and encodes:
- the nadC gene encoding carboxylating nicotinate-nucleotide diphosphorylase, giving the protein MTVPFDELQQNAATTLIKLALEEDLQQTGDLTCQALIDPSDQAEIQIVARQQGILAGSPITSLIFSELDPAVACTHHLSDGDTLEPGSIITTCAGPLASILIGERTVLNFLTHLCGVASLTARYVKAIAGTNAAILDTRKTLPGWRVLEKYAVAAGGGTNHRMGLYDGVLIKDNHLAGWSSRTSHPTIAAAIQQARESVDGQKPIEVEVDTLDQLADALQAKPEIVLLDNMSPEIMKQAIELRNSSSPTTLLEASGGITLENLRSVAETGVERISVGALTHSVISLDLGFDWKRRT
- the ald gene encoding alanine dehydrogenase, coding for MIIGVPREIKQDEYRVALIPVGAEELTAAGHTVLIERGAGLGSGILDELYEENGAEIVETAEELFARADLVIKVKEPQPAEWALLKPGQILFTYFHFAADEKLTRGFLETGATAVAYETLEGPHGQLPLLTPMSEVAGRMSIQEGAKYLERPQLGRGILLGGVPGVPPAHIVILGGGVVGKNAAQIAAGFQADVVILDINVDRLRYLEDIMPANVNTLYSDRHNIRAELELADLVIGAVLIPGARAPILVPRSALSSMKPGAVLIDVAVDQGGCIETTRPTTHSDPTFVVDGVVHYCVANMPGAVGRTSTYALCNVTLPYALKLANQGLNAACAQNHGLLTAVNVHQGQVTNRAVAETFGIEWKEFRP